From the genome of Anopheles funestus chromosome 2RL, idAnoFuneDA-416_04, whole genome shotgun sequence:
AGATCATACCACCGCACGACAAAAACATACAGACATCAATAATGGAGAATTTGGAGTAAGTAACCACAATTTCCGTACTAATAGAGCACTTTAATGTTGGTGTGATTTAATGCTTCTCCCGCTAAAAGGGCAACACACTATTTGTAAACCAAAAATGGTACGGATCACGGAAGCTTACATTTCGCTTCTCGGTTGTATTGCTTGTATAGTGTGCGTAAATCAAACCCTTAAATTGATGTTAATACTTTAATTGAAATGCAAACGGTAAAACCCGTCCCTGGCTACGATGGAACAACCATTAACAATTCCAGCAGTAAAAGCACCATCCGACGTTTCTTCCGTCTGGCGTGAACGTGGTCTGTGTGACTTTTACTTAACTGTCTCCATCAGTTTCTGCTGCCGCTGAAGCCTTCCACGTTTTTCTAGTACTGAAACATCGGAAAGGATGAAAGTAAAACTATGGTGATGCGAAATGgaacgatcttttttttcattttcctgctACTGTCCAAAAGAGCAACTCGCTCTGTTTGAGCTGGAAAAGGATAAGCTTTGAATGGAAGGCAAAAGAGAGACACAAGTCAGGAACAAGTTAGCAGCGCTCGGTGTGAACGTAAAAAGAGCAATACGGTACCGGCTTTTCCCCTTGCCTTGAACGGTGGACGTTTGTCGTAGATCAAACGAAGCGCAAATTTCCTGTGGCTTTCACCACCCGCCTTTCGGTTGCCTTGAAACCGTAGGAATTAATTGCAGAATGGGATTTTCAGCACTTTGAAAATTAGTTTCGAGTACATCCACTACGGATGTTACGGATGTTCCCAGGTGACGGATTGGTTTAAAGTGACGAACATACTGTTGGAAGTAACTGATAAAACTCGCTTTTCCGATGGATTACCGTAACGGTATTGTCTTGTTACGATTTTGTTTAGCAGCTTGTTGGGTCGGTTTTAACGAGAGTTTGTCACCTGGGAATCCAGACTGGGTAGAGCAAAAGTTCGCCGTTTGGAAGGTGTCGGTTACGACCGAAATGGCCCCCCCAAAAAGGAGGAAGTTATGTCTGTGAAAGTTGACAGCGAGCGCATACTTTCCACTAACGAAGACGTTTGCTGAAAGGAATTTTGGATGAGCCTAGCTGTGGTGGAAACCTGTTACTTGGCCAGAGAGAGATGCTATGTTGAGGACTGCTTGCAATATCCTGTAAGTGGTGAACCTTTTTCACCGAAATGATAATGTTAAAGATTGTTTCTAGTTCTAAGAAGGATGCTTAGAATGTTGCCAACATGATCTATTGTGAAGAGAACAAGCTGTTTGATAGTAATTGTTTCGAAGAAAATATTCATCCGTTGTCTTTATCGGCAACAGTGTTGTgctttttcaactcgaaaaatGGATAGCGTAGCAGCAAACAGACGCAAATAAAAGTTGTTACTTACTGCTGACATAAAACATCCCTCAAACCTGTACCAAATGCATCTAAAGTAATAGCGAAGGGCTAACGAATGCTTCTGCTCTTTCTTCCCCTCCTTCAAACAGACCGCTCGAAACGTCCTGGAACCTGGAGCTGCTGCTGTCGGACAAACTTAACGATCCGTACGACCAGATGGTGGAGCTGTACTTCCGCAAACTTCAAGCGAACGTACCGCAACCGTTCATCAGCGACTACAACACCACCAGCCCGTTGCGGTTCGTCTACTCGGCCATGCACGGTGTCGGCTATCCGTTCGTGGTGAAAGCGTTCGAGTGTGCCCGGCTACCGGCAGTCATTGCCGTGCCGGAACAGCGCGATCCCGATCCGGAGTTCCGCACGGTAAAGTTCCCAAACCCGGAGGAGGGCAAATCCAGTCTGGTGCTGTCGATGCAGCTTGCCAACGAAACCGGATGCGACGTGATACTGGCTAACGATCCGGACGCGGACCGGTTGGCTTGTGCCGAAAAGGATACAAAGTGAGTGAGGGATTGCTGGTGGGAGGGGGGGAGTGTTACTTCAGGtcatggttttgtgtttgttcattgtgttttccttttcttttttttttggtgctgatGCTGCAGAGGTGAATGGCGCGTTTTCACCGGCAACGAGCTGGGTGCACTGTTGGGCTGGTGGGCTATACGATGCTACCGGGAACAGTATCCGGACCGCAGTCTGTCCGACTGCTATCTGATAGCGAGCACGGTAAGCAGCAAGATGTGCCGCTCGATTGCGAACGTTGACGGGCTGAACTTTATCGAAACACTGACCGGATTCAAGTGGATGGGTAAGCTGACGGTAAAAGTAGCTAGATTCAGCGTTCAATTAGATTACAGCGCAGCGATGCTGGGGGAGTTAATTGACGATAATCGTGGTATATTTCTAAGAGTGAAAGCACGCGTCCTCATAAACGCTGTTTGTAAAACTGGGGagtagttttaatttaattccattaGCAGCAGGAACAGCAGCAGTACGCTTGTGTTCCATTAGTCAATTAATTGCCGTGCTCCGCGTGCGTCTTAAAAGAGAagaatttcttgttttttttacaatatgtTTTCTTCCAACCTTACTTTGCAGGGAATAAATCGGTGGAACTGCTTTCCCAAGGCAAAACGGTACTGTTCGCGTTCGAGGAAGCGATCGGGTTCATGGTTTCCCCGACCGTGCTCGACAAGGATGGTGTCAGTGCAGCCTGTCATCTGGCCACAATGGCATGCTATCTGCGTGCCACCTCTAACCAATCGTTGGCAGACAAGCTAAACGAACTGTACGACATATATGGGTTCCACTGTACATTCGCTTCGTACCACTTTTGCTACGAACCACCCGTTATCGAG
Proteins encoded in this window:
- the LOC125775161 gene encoding phosphopentomutase, translating into MEFDSGSAELNQRIAEWLRWDKNVKTSEEIRELAQRRDWKVLGDRLLQRLTFGTAGLRGVMQAGFNAMNDLVVIQSAQGLAKYLLQCYPTAEDRSRGVVLGYDGRYNSKRFAELSACVFLNENIPVWLYSRTVATPFVPFAVLELKCLAGIMVTASHNPKEDNGYKVYWTNSAQIIPPHDKNIQTSIMENLEPLETSWNLELLLSDKLNDPYDQMVELYFRKLQANVPQPFISDYNTTSPLRFVYSAMHGVGYPFVVKAFECARLPAVIAVPEQRDPDPEFRTVKFPNPEEGKSSLVLSMQLANETGCDVILANDPDADRLACAEKDTKGEWRVFTGNELGALLGWWAIRCYREQYPDRSLSDCYLIASTVSSKMCRSIANVDGLNFIETLTGFKWMGNKSVELLSQGKTVLFAFEEAIGFMVSPTVLDKDGVSAACHLATMACYLRATSNQSLADKLNELYDIYGFHCTFASYHFCYEPPVIERIFKRIRNLGPAGDRAEGQNYPQTIGAGRFKIADVRDLTTGYDSSQPDGSAVLPTSKSSQMITFSFENGAVVTLRTSGTEPKIKYYAEMCAQPGQRDWNGSKATLREMVDCIVEELLQPKENNLTPRSD